In a single window of the Massilia oculi genome:
- a CDS encoding dipeptidase: MKKTTTASLALASLLALAGCAAPGGAPMDDKVDNNHRRLLTLDAHLDTPVHFGRAGWDFGERHDPAVEVAQVDLGRMVEGSLDGGFFAIFTDQGPLTPEGYAAAREHALVRSQLIDTTLARHADRIGIATTAAEARRLDAAGKLVAFKSIENSYPLGDGAAAMAALAQFQRQGVRLVGIVHGKNNQFADSSTDKPTWNGLSPLGRDWVREMNRLGMVIDASHASDATVDQMLALSATPLLLSHSNSRTSYDHPRNIDDARIRRIAAGGGAICASTIYLSELTMGPQRAALFDRLEHIGTLAPLDQAALSREWLALDAVEPLWQTSFEQYIASLKHLIAVAGIDHVCMGADFDGGGGLAGLDNVAHLPRITERLKADGMSDADLAKLWSGNLLRVLEAAEKRASL, translated from the coding sequence ATGAAAAAGACCACGACTGCCAGCCTCGCCCTCGCTTCCCTGTTAGCGCTCGCCGGCTGCGCCGCTCCCGGCGGCGCGCCGATGGACGACAAGGTCGATAACAACCATCGCCGCCTGCTCACGCTCGACGCCCATCTCGACACGCCGGTGCACTTCGGCCGCGCAGGCTGGGACTTTGGCGAGCGCCACGATCCCGCCGTCGAAGTGGCCCAGGTCGATCTGGGGCGCATGGTTGAGGGCAGCCTCGATGGCGGCTTCTTCGCCATCTTCACCGACCAGGGACCGTTGACGCCCGAGGGCTATGCGGCGGCGCGCGAACATGCGCTGGTGCGTTCGCAGTTGATCGACACGACGCTGGCGCGCCATGCCGACCGCATCGGCATCGCCACCACCGCTGCCGAGGCGCGCCGCCTCGACGCCGCCGGCAAGCTGGTGGCGTTCAAGAGCATCGAGAACAGCTATCCGCTGGGCGACGGCGCGGCGGCGATGGCGGCGCTGGCCCAGTTCCAGCGCCAGGGCGTGCGCCTGGTCGGCATCGTCCACGGCAAGAACAACCAGTTCGCCGATTCGTCGACCGACAAGCCCACCTGGAATGGCCTGTCGCCGCTGGGGCGCGACTGGGTGCGCGAGATGAACCGGCTGGGCATGGTGATCGACGCCAGCCATGCCTCGGACGCCACGGTCGACCAGATGCTGGCCTTGTCCGCTACTCCGCTGCTGCTGTCGCACTCGAACTCGCGCACCAGCTACGACCACCCGCGCAATATCGACGACGCCCGCATCCGGCGGATCGCGGCCGGCGGCGGCGCGATCTGCGCCTCCACCATCTACCTGAGCGAACTGACAATGGGCCCGCAACGCGCGGCGCTGTTCGACCGGCTCGAACACATCGGCACGCTGGCGCCGCTTGACCAAGCCGCGTTGAGCCGCGAGTGGCTGGCGCTCGATGCGGTGGAACCGTTGTGGCAGACCAGCTTCGAGCAGTACATCGCCTCGCTCAAGCACCTGATCGCGGTGGCTGGCATCGACCACGTGTGCATGGGCGCCGATTTCGACGGCGGCGGCGGCCTGGCAGGACTGGACAACGTGGCGCACCTGCCGCGCATTACCGAGCGCCTGAAGGCCGACGGCATGTCGGACGCCGACCTGGCGAAGCTTTGGAGCGGCAACCTTCTGCGGGTACTGGAGGCGGCGGAAAAACGCGCTTCGTTGTAA
- a CDS encoding Rhs element Vgr protein yields the protein MLRSRLSSRFRPLSEGETAMASLLFGDAIDYRRVRVYNRRYMPFQPRNCAMTPNGSMYFHRSCFLPDYARGDPPAIHWFMHEMVHVWQHQLGYPVRLRGAFRIGLSYGYTLHEDATLADYNMEAQGDLLADYFVLKFLKKPCAMRQQRYCDSLGLFERVLSAFLADPRDPASLHRGPARWLAARTRPAWL from the coding sequence ATGCTGCGATCGCGCCTTTCTTCCCGTTTTCGCCCCCTGAGCGAGGGCGAGACGGCGATGGCGTCGCTGCTGTTCGGCGACGCCATCGACTACCGCCGGGTACGCGTGTACAACCGGCGCTACATGCCGTTCCAGCCGCGCAACTGCGCGATGACGCCGAACGGCAGCATGTATTTTCACCGTTCCTGCTTCCTGCCCGACTACGCGCGCGGCGATCCGCCCGCGATCCACTGGTTCATGCACGAGATGGTGCATGTCTGGCAGCACCAGCTGGGCTATCCGGTACGGTTGCGCGGGGCCTTCCGCATCGGCCTGTCCTACGGCTACACCCTGCACGAAGACGCCACCCTGGCCGACTACAATATGGAAGCCCAGGGCGACCTGCTGGCCGACTACTTCGTCCTGAAATTCCTCAAGAAGCCATGCGCCATGCGCCAGCAGCGCTATTGCGACAGCCTCGGCCTGTTCGAGCGGGTGCTGTCCGCGTTCCTGGCCGATCCCCGGGACCCGGCCAGCTTGCACCGTGGGCCGGCGCGCTGGCTGGCGGCAAGAACGAGGCCGGCCTGGCTGTGA
- a CDS encoding methyl-accepting chemotaxis protein has product MKIKDLNIGVRLGGAFAVILAMMVVMLGTALWQLNHITTAKEEMASATEKAKLAQEMRAGITTNAVSTVAKIRAIDPADEKSYEEGMKAISKRAGELQKIFEEVIVSADGKVLLTALVEQRAKYSAVRNQAYKMKTELGAGNPELLAFLDTKVMPEMRAYTEAAGKLADFQEKLAADANASIDAISVSVQRSLTVIGVAAVAIGALFGWLLTRSITQPLARAVGLAQQVASGDLTADIHVDSRDEVGTLTAALKTMNESLLKTVTAVRAGTENIVTASQEIASGNLDLSARTEQQAGSLEETASSMEELTGTVRQNADNARQANVLAKNASQIASHGGEVVSQVVSTMASINESSKKIGDIIAVIDGIAFQTNILALNAAVEAARAGEQGRGFAVVASEVRSLAQRSAGAAKEIRGLITDSVAKVDAGGRLVDQAGTTMQEIVEGITRVTDIMSEIASASAEQTVGIEQVNEAITQMDSVTQQNAALVEEAAAAAGSLQEQAAALAQIVSVFKVGDENAVRGARRAPGGHALVVRTPAPRRVERAMREEVEEDAVV; this is encoded by the coding sequence ATGAAAATCAAAGATCTGAATATCGGCGTTCGCCTCGGCGGCGCCTTCGCCGTCATCCTCGCCATGATGGTCGTCATGCTGGGCACCGCCCTCTGGCAGCTGAACCATATCACCACCGCCAAGGAAGAGATGGCGTCGGCCACCGAGAAGGCCAAGCTGGCCCAGGAAATGCGCGCCGGCATCACCACCAACGCCGTCAGCACGGTGGCGAAAATCCGGGCCATCGACCCGGCCGACGAGAAGTCCTACGAAGAAGGCATGAAGGCGATCAGCAAGCGCGCCGGCGAGCTGCAGAAAATCTTCGAGGAAGTGATCGTCAGCGCCGACGGCAAGGTGCTGCTGACCGCGCTGGTCGAACAGCGCGCCAAGTACAGCGCGGTGCGCAACCAGGCCTACAAGATGAAGACCGAACTCGGCGCCGGTAATCCGGAGCTGCTGGCCTTCCTCGACACCAAGGTCATGCCCGAGATGCGCGCCTATACCGAAGCCGCCGGCAAGCTGGCCGACTTCCAGGAAAAGCTGGCCGCTGACGCCAATGCCAGCATCGACGCCATCAGCGTCTCGGTGCAGCGCAGCCTGACCGTGATCGGCGTCGCCGCGGTCGCCATCGGCGCCCTGTTCGGCTGGCTGCTCACCCGCAGCATTACCCAGCCGCTGGCGCGCGCCGTCGGCCTGGCCCAGCAAGTGGCCTCGGGCGACCTGACCGCCGACATCCACGTCGATTCGCGCGACGAAGTCGGCACCCTGACGGCCGCGCTCAAGACCATGAACGAAAGCCTGCTCAAGACCGTCACCGCGGTGCGCGCCGGCACCGAGAATATCGTCACCGCATCGCAGGAGATCGCCTCGGGCAACCTGGACCTGTCGGCGCGCACCGAGCAGCAGGCCGGCTCGCTGGAAGAAACGGCTTCGTCGATGGAAGAACTGACCGGCACCGTGCGCCAGAACGCCGACAACGCGCGCCAGGCGAATGTCCTGGCCAAGAACGCGTCGCAGATCGCCTCGCACGGCGGCGAAGTGGTGTCGCAGGTGGTGTCGACCATGGCCTCGATCAACGAGTCGTCGAAGAAGATCGGCGACATCATCGCCGTCATCGACGGCATCGCCTTCCAGACCAACATCCTGGCGCTCAACGCCGCCGTCGAGGCGGCGCGCGCCGGCGAGCAGGGCCGCGGCTTCGCCGTGGTGGCGAGCGAAGTACGCAGCCTGGCGCAGCGCTCGGCCGGTGCGGCCAAGGAGATCCGCGGCCTGATCACCGACTCGGTGGCCAAGGTCGACGCCGGCGGCCGCCTGGTCGACCAGGCCGGCACGACGATGCAGGAAATCGTCGAAGGCATCACCCGCGTGACCGACATCATGTCCGAGATCGCCTCGGCCAGCGCCGAGCAGACCGTCGGCATCGAGCAGGTCAACGAAGCCATCACCCAGATGGACAGCGTGACCCAGCAGAATGCCGCGCTGGTGGAAGAAGCGGCCGCCGCCGCCGGCTCGCTGCAGGAACAGGCGGCAGCGCTGGCGCAGATCGTGAGCGTGTTCAAGGTCGGCGACGAGAATGCGGTCCGCGGCGCCCGCCGCGCACCAGGCGGCCACGCGCTGGTGGTGCGCACGCCGGCCCCGCGCCGCGTCGAGCGCGCCATGCGGGAAGAAGTGGAAGAAGACGCGGTCGTCTGA
- the edd gene encoding phosphogluconate dehydratase encodes MALHPVVEQVTNRIIARSKRSRAAYLEHLEAARIKGVQRGALSCTNLAHGFAAFPANDKLKLREYKEPSVAIVSSYNDMLSAHQPFEYFPKVIKEAVREVGAVAQFASGVPAMCDGVTQGQPGMELSLFSRDAIAMATAVGLSHNMFDAALYLGICDKIVPGLLIGALHFGHIPGIFVPGGPMTTGISNKEKAAIRQRYAKGEATREELLEGESASYHGAGTCTFYGTANSNQMLMEVMGLHLPGSAFITPGTPLRDALTAAAAHRAVAISQQGGDYMPIGHIVDEKSIVNAIAALHATGGSTNHTLHLVAIARAAGIVIDWNDFDEMSKVVPLLTRIYPNGDADVNHFQAAGGPGFVIRELLDAGLAHDDVNTILGRGLRNHCKEPFLGEDGKVVFRDATAVSGDENVLRPATNPFNNNGGMVLVKGNLGRAVMKVSAVKKEHYAVEAPALTFDSQEDFMHAYKDGKLNRDFVAVVRFQGPRANGMPELHALTPALANLQDAGYKVAMVTDGRMSGASGKVPAAIHVSPEILAGGPLGLVRDGDMIRVDANTGIMEALVPADVWAQRKQATADLTSSHIGMGRELFSMFRNSISAAEEGAATFPLPSPKQTVVPLHDGIDAGEIIPGSDEDHLFRTNK; translated from the coding sequence ATGGCGCTCCACCCCGTAGTAGAACAGGTCACCAACCGCATCATCGCGCGCAGCAAGCGCTCGCGCGCAGCCTATCTCGAACATCTCGAGGCGGCGCGCATCAAGGGCGTCCAGCGCGGCGCCCTGTCGTGCACCAATCTGGCCCACGGCTTCGCCGCCTTCCCGGCCAACGACAAGCTGAAACTGCGCGAATACAAGGAACCGTCGGTCGCCATCGTTTCTTCCTATAACGACATGCTGTCGGCACACCAGCCGTTCGAATATTTCCCGAAAGTGATCAAGGAAGCCGTGCGCGAAGTCGGCGCCGTGGCCCAGTTCGCCAGCGGCGTGCCGGCCATGTGCGATGGCGTGACGCAGGGCCAGCCGGGCATGGAACTGTCGCTGTTCTCGCGCGACGCCATCGCCATGGCGACCGCGGTCGGCCTGTCGCACAATATGTTCGACGCGGCCCTGTACCTGGGCATCTGCGACAAGATCGTGCCGGGCCTGCTCATCGGCGCGCTGCACTTCGGCCACATCCCGGGCATCTTCGTGCCGGGCGGCCCGATGACCACCGGCATCTCCAACAAGGAGAAAGCCGCGATCCGCCAGCGCTACGCCAAGGGCGAGGCCACCCGCGAAGAACTGCTCGAAGGCGAGTCGGCTTCGTACCACGGCGCCGGCACCTGTACCTTCTACGGCACCGCCAACAGCAACCAGATGCTGATGGAAGTCATGGGCCTGCACCTGCCGGGCTCGGCCTTCATCACGCCGGGCACGCCGCTGCGCGACGCGCTCACCGCCGCCGCGGCCCATCGCGCGGTCGCGATCTCGCAGCAGGGCGGCGACTACATGCCGATAGGCCACATCGTCGACGAGAAAAGCATCGTCAACGCCATCGCCGCGCTGCACGCCACCGGCGGCTCGACCAACCACACGCTGCACCTGGTGGCGATCGCGCGCGCGGCCGGCATCGTGATCGACTGGAACGATTTCGACGAGATGTCGAAAGTGGTGCCGCTGCTGACCCGCATCTATCCGAACGGCGATGCCGACGTCAATCACTTCCAGGCCGCGGGCGGCCCGGGCTTCGTGATCCGCGAACTGCTCGACGCCGGCCTGGCGCATGACGACGTCAACACCATCCTCGGCCGCGGCTTGCGCAACCACTGCAAGGAGCCGTTCCTGGGCGAAGACGGCAAGGTCGTGTTCCGCGACGCCACCGCAGTGAGCGGCGACGAGAACGTGCTGCGTCCGGCCACCAACCCGTTCAACAACAACGGCGGCATGGTGCTGGTGAAAGGCAACCTGGGCCGCGCGGTGATGAAGGTCTCGGCGGTCAAGAAAGAACACTACGCGGTGGAAGCGCCGGCGCTGACTTTCGATTCGCAGGAAGACTTCATGCACGCCTACAAAGACGGCAAGCTGAACCGCGACTTCGTGGCCGTGGTCCGCTTCCAGGGCCCGCGCGCCAACGGCATGCCGGAACTGCACGCGCTGACCCCGGCGCTGGCCAATCTGCAGGATGCCGGCTACAAGGTGGCGATGGTCACCGACGGCCGCATGTCGGGCGCGTCCGGCAAGGTGCCGGCGGCGATCCACGTGTCGCCCGAGATCCTGGCCGGCGGCCCGCTGGGCCTGGTGCGTGACGGCGACATGATCCGTGTCGACGCCAATACCGGCATCATGGAAGCACTGGTGCCGGCGGACGTCTGGGCCCAGCGTAAACAGGCCACTGCAGACCTGACCTCGAGCCACATCGGCATGGGCCGCGAACTGTTCTCCATGTTCCGCAACTCGATCAGCGCGGCGGAGGAGGGTGCCGCCACCTTCCCGCTGCCGTCGCCGAAACAGACCGTCGTGCCGCTGCACGACGGCATTGACGCCGGCGAGATCATCCCCGGCTCCGACGAAGACCATCTTTTCAGGACGAACAAGTGA
- a CDS encoding methyl-accepting chemotaxis protein — MKISDLKIGIRLGGAFAAVLALVAVMLVSALWQLNRIAEAKTVMADAALSVNLAQQWLRGIEGNAVRTRAKAASADAAEEAHYDAEMKKTSAGVSATQKRLEAMVGTGQGKALMEAVASQRSRYIGLRDEGFKRKAALGAGHPDVQSFFRDQVMPEVGKYVASVQAVVAYEESLSAEAQANIDALNASARQVLTALGVSALAIGAVFGWLLTRSITVPLGHAVGLARQVAAGDLTARIDVASRDEVGQLLAALKTMNDSLLKTVSAVRAGTETIVTASQQIATGNLDLSSRTEEQASSLEETASSMEELTGTVRQNADNARQANVLARNASQIASHGGEVVSQVVSTMASINESSKKIGDIIAVIDGIAFQTNILALNAAVEAARAGEQGRGFAVVASEVRSLAQRSAGAAKEIRGLITDSVAKVDAGGRLVDQAGTTMQEIVEGITRVTDIMSEIASASTEQTVGIEQINEAIAQMDSVTQQNAALVEEAAAAAASLEDQAATLARLVSAFKVDGAQRHAARSAAPAAVGQALAVRGSSGHARPGFHRTKDNETIESVLT; from the coding sequence ATGAAAATCAGCGACCTCAAGATCGGAATCCGCCTTGGCGGCGCATTCGCCGCCGTCCTCGCCCTCGTGGCCGTCATGCTCGTCAGCGCGCTGTGGCAACTCAACCGCATCGCCGAGGCCAAGACCGTGATGGCGGACGCTGCGCTCAGCGTCAACCTTGCCCAGCAGTGGCTGCGCGGCATCGAGGGCAATGCCGTGCGCACCCGCGCCAAGGCCGCCAGCGCCGATGCGGCCGAGGAGGCGCACTACGATGCCGAAATGAAGAAGACCAGCGCCGGCGTCAGCGCCACCCAGAAGCGGCTCGAGGCAATGGTCGGCACCGGCCAGGGCAAGGCGCTGATGGAAGCCGTCGCCAGCCAGCGCAGCCGCTACATCGGCTTGCGCGACGAGGGTTTCAAGCGCAAGGCGGCGCTGGGCGCCGGGCATCCGGACGTCCAGTCCTTCTTCCGCGACCAGGTGATGCCCGAAGTCGGCAAATACGTCGCGTCGGTCCAGGCGGTCGTCGCCTATGAAGAGTCGCTGTCGGCCGAGGCGCAAGCCAATATCGACGCACTCAATGCCTCGGCCAGGCAGGTCCTGACGGCGCTCGGCGTGAGCGCGCTCGCGATCGGCGCCGTGTTCGGCTGGCTGCTCACCCGCAGCATCACGGTGCCGCTGGGCCACGCGGTAGGGCTGGCCCGGCAGGTCGCGGCGGGCGACCTGACCGCCCGCATCGACGTGGCTTCGCGCGATGAGGTCGGCCAACTCCTCGCGGCGCTCAAGACCATGAACGACAGCCTGCTCAAGACCGTCAGCGCGGTGCGCGCCGGCACCGAGACCATCGTCACGGCCTCGCAGCAGATCGCCACCGGCAACCTCGACCTGTCGTCGCGCACCGAGGAGCAGGCCAGTTCGCTGGAAGAAACGGCTTCGTCGATGGAAGAACTGACCGGCACCGTGCGCCAGAACGCCGACAACGCGCGCCAGGCCAACGTGCTGGCCAGGAACGCGTCGCAGATCGCCTCGCACGGCGGCGAAGTGGTGTCGCAGGTGGTGTCGACCATGGCCTCGATCAACGAATCGTCGAAGAAGATCGGCGACATCATCGCCGTCATCGACGGCATCGCCTTCCAGACCAATATCCTGGCGCTCAACGCGGCCGTCGAGGCGGCGCGCGCCGGCGAGCAGGGCCGCGGCTTCGCCGTGGTGGCGAGCGAAGTGCGCAGCCTGGCGCAGCGCTCGGCCGGTGCGGCCAAGGAGATCCGCGGCCTGATCACCGATTCGGTGGCCAAGGTCGACGCCGGCGGCCGCCTGGTCGACCAGGCCGGCACGACGATGCAGGAAATCGTCGAAGGCATCACCCGCGTGACCGACATCATGTCCGAGATCGCCTCGGCCAGCACCGAGCAGACCGTCGGCATCGAGCAGATCAACGAAGCCATCGCCCAGATGGACAGCGTGACCCAGCAGAACGCGGCACTGGTGGAAGAAGCCGCGGCGGCCGCCGCCTCGCTCGAAGACCAGGCGGCCACGCTGGCGCGCCTGGTGAGCGCGTTCAAGGTTGACGGCGCCCAGCGCCATGCTGCACGGAGCGCAGCGCCGGCGGCGGTGGGCCAGGCGCTGGCGGTGCGCGGGTCATCCGGTCACGCCAGGCCAGGATTCCACCGAACGAAAGATAACGAAACCATCGAATCCGTTCTTACTTAA
- the eda gene encoding bifunctional 4-hydroxy-2-oxoglutarate aldolase/2-dehydro-3-deoxy-phosphogluconate aldolase, producing MTLLEIMRSASVIPVIAIDDPDHAVPLARALVAGGIRVLEVTLRTEHGLGAIRAMSQVEGAIVGVGTLTQPEEFAASRDAGAVFGVSPGLTQALIDAAKSSGLPLLPGVMTPSEVMAAREQGFRQLKLFPAVPAGGVGMLNAIGGPLPDVTFCPTGGISIESAPKFLACKNVACVGGSWLTPKDAIAAGDWAHITELAKAAAALRAG from the coding sequence ATGACACTACTTGAAATCATGCGCTCGGCGAGCGTCATCCCCGTCATCGCCATCGACGACCCCGACCATGCCGTGCCACTTGCCCGAGCTCTCGTTGCAGGCGGCATCCGCGTGCTGGAAGTGACCCTGCGCACCGAGCACGGCCTGGGCGCGATCCGCGCCATGAGCCAGGTTGAAGGCGCTATCGTCGGCGTCGGCACGCTCACCCAGCCGGAAGAATTCGCCGCCTCGCGCGACGCCGGCGCCGTGTTCGGCGTCTCGCCGGGCCTGACCCAGGCGCTGATCGACGCGGCCAAGTCGAGCGGCCTGCCGCTGCTGCCGGGCGTGATGACGCCATCCGAAGTGATGGCGGCGCGCGAGCAGGGATTCAGGCAGCTGAAGCTGTTCCCGGCGGTGCCGGCGGGTGGCGTCGGCATGCTCAACGCCATCGGCGGTCCGCTGCCGGACGTGACCTTCTGCCCGACCGGCGGCATCTCGATCGAGAGCGCGCCGAAATTCCTGGCCTGCAAGAACGTGGCCTGCGTGGGCGGCTCGTGGCTGACCCCGAAGGACGCCATCGCCGCAGGCGACTGGGCGCACATCACCGAGCTGGCCAAGGCCGCGGCGGCGCTGCGCGCTGGTTAA
- a CDS encoding serine hydrolase, giving the protein MKITLSLLLAFTFACAPALAAPPTDFEARAELLRQRIGVPGLAIAIVEDGKTTLARGFGVRQLGAPAAVDGDTLFPTGSTGKAITVAALATLVDAGKIEWDDKVTDHLPGFQMYDPWVTREITIRDLLTHRSGLGYGAGDLLFVPRSKLSRAETVHRVRFLEPATSFRSTYAYSNLMYVVAGQLIEQVSGKTWEEYTREHVLRPAGMTVSTTHNEDNFATANRAYPHARIGGIKSGGLRGAGEQVRLDERDDLGRNAAPAGGIASSANDLAHWLHTLLGAGVAQDGKRVFSAATHEQMWTPSMPMPTGPMPPELKLLESKLSSYGLGWDLMDYRGARMIWHGGAVFGFGTAVVLLPEQNVGFAIAINSEDGELVRGLMYELADHYLGKPQADWPATFQAYKAKKVKQGLELLKAKQARPVKSTPSLPPASLVGIYADPWYGKLAITQEKNGLRVDFTSTQRMAGRLEHWQYDTWITRFDDPALEPAYLSFAFDKDGKVQGIKLAPVSPIADFSWDYADLNFTPIKTTE; this is encoded by the coding sequence ATGAAGATCACGCTTTCCCTGCTGCTCGCCTTCACCTTCGCCTGCGCACCCGCGCTGGCGGCGCCCCCGACTGACTTCGAAGCCCGCGCCGAGCTGCTCCGCCAGCGCATCGGCGTGCCGGGCCTGGCGATCGCCATCGTCGAAGACGGCAAGACGACGCTGGCGCGCGGCTTCGGCGTGCGCCAGCTGGGCGCGCCGGCGGCGGTCGACGGCGACACCCTGTTCCCGACCGGCTCCACCGGCAAGGCGATCACGGTGGCGGCGCTGGCCACGCTGGTCGATGCCGGCAAAATCGAGTGGGACGACAAGGTGACCGATCACCTGCCGGGCTTCCAGATGTACGACCCGTGGGTGACGCGCGAGATCACGATCCGCGACCTGCTGACCCATCGCAGCGGCCTTGGCTATGGCGCCGGCGACCTGCTGTTCGTCCCGCGCAGCAAGCTCTCGCGCGCCGAGACCGTGCACCGCGTGCGGTTCCTGGAACCGGCGACCAGCTTTCGCAGCACCTATGCCTATTCGAACCTGATGTACGTGGTGGCTGGCCAGCTGATCGAGCAGGTCAGCGGCAAGACCTGGGAAGAATACACCCGCGAGCACGTCCTGCGTCCCGCCGGCATGACGGTGTCGACCACCCACAACGAAGACAATTTCGCCACCGCGAACCGCGCCTATCCGCATGCCCGCATCGGTGGGATCAAGAGCGGCGGCCTGCGCGGCGCCGGCGAGCAGGTGCGGCTCGACGAGCGCGACGACCTGGGACGCAACGCGGCCCCGGCCGGCGGCATCGCCAGCAGCGCCAACGACCTGGCGCACTGGCTCCACACGCTGCTCGGCGCCGGCGTGGCGCAGGACGGCAAGCGCGTGTTCAGCGCCGCGACCCACGAGCAGATGTGGACGCCGTCGATGCCGATGCCCACCGGCCCCATGCCGCCCGAGCTGAAGCTGCTCGAGTCGAAGCTGTCGAGTTATGGCCTGGGCTGGGACCTGATGGACTACCGCGGCGCGCGCATGATCTGGCACGGCGGCGCGGTGTTCGGCTTCGGCACCGCCGTGGTGCTGCTGCCCGAGCAGAACGTGGGCTTCGCCATCGCCATCAACAGCGAAGATGGAGAACTGGTGCGCGGCCTGATGTACGAGCTGGCCGACCACTACCTGGGTAAACCACAGGCGGACTGGCCGGCGACCTTCCAGGCCTACAAGGCGAAGAAGGTGAAACAGGGGCTGGAATTGCTCAAGGCCAAGCAGGCCAGGCCGGTGAAATCGACGCCGTCGCTGCCGCCGGCGAGCCTGGTGGGGATCTATGCCGATCCCTGGTACGGCAAGCTCGCGATCACGCAAGAGAAGAATGGCCTGCGGGTCGACTTCACCTCGACCCAGCGCATGGCGGGCCGGCTCGAGCACTGGCAGTACGATACCTGGATCACGCGCTTCGACGACCCTGCGCTGGAACCGGCCTACCTCAGCTTCGCCTTCGACAAGGACGGCAAGGTGCAGGGCATCAAGCTCGCGCCGGTGTCGCCGATCGCCGATTTCAGCTGGGATTACGCGGACCTGAACTTCACCCCGATCAAGACGACCGAATGA
- a CDS encoding right-handed parallel beta-helix repeat-containing protein, which translates to MKHFEAFLKMTAPAAAACLLVSTQLAHAAVITVAPGQSIQTAVNAAVAGDTVRVLPGTYTQKVLVSGKSGTAGAPILIKADPGVVLRGGSGVTPSGRQGLITIRNSNYVRVEGFEVTAFTTGSASASPVGILVEGNGSNLQIVNNKIHGIKHTSTCTEDDGEACWVGAHGLAVFGTNATGITDLLVQGNEVYQNVLQSSEALVLNGNIDRFEVLDNYVHDNNNIGLDFIGFEGECDCGDKDRARNGIVKNNRAVNNSSKTNPWYMGVGSAAGFYVDGGRYIVFDGNISTGNDLGFEFASEHAGKATEDIVMSNNVVYKNREVGLTVGGYDASVGAALRIHVHNNSFYKNQGWGTEIVFQHKVIDSRFSNNVFFGTGPAAGNYANYGSGHSGNVWGTNLWWGTNASGGSLPGVRVLADPRFIAPDSGNLNLQATSPAIGVGATSVALTTWTSPLWSRYYAGGAIPVNGVTDINGQARIEGTIDLGADEYGSAPAAKK; encoded by the coding sequence TTGAAACACTTCGAAGCCTTCCTCAAAATGACGGCCCCCGCTGCCGCCGCCTGCCTGCTGGTCTCGACGCAACTGGCGCATGCCGCCGTCATCACCGTTGCGCCGGGCCAGTCGATCCAGACCGCGGTCAATGCCGCCGTCGCCGGCGATACGGTACGTGTGCTGCCGGGTACCTACACGCAGAAAGTCCTGGTTTCAGGAAAGTCCGGCACTGCCGGCGCCCCCATCCTGATCAAGGCCGATCCGGGCGTCGTCCTGCGCGGCGGCAGCGGAGTGACACCTTCGGGTCGCCAGGGCCTGATCACGATCCGCAACTCGAATTACGTGCGCGTCGAAGGCTTCGAGGTCACCGCGTTCACGACCGGCAGCGCGAGCGCGTCGCCGGTCGGCATCCTGGTCGAAGGGAACGGGAGCAACCTGCAGATCGTCAATAACAAGATCCATGGCATCAAGCATACGAGCACCTGCACGGAGGACGATGGGGAAGCATGCTGGGTCGGCGCCCATGGCCTGGCCGTGTTCGGCACCAACGCCACCGGCATCACCGACCTGCTCGTGCAAGGCAACGAGGTCTATCAGAACGTGCTGCAGTCCAGCGAGGCGCTGGTACTCAACGGGAATATCGACCGTTTCGAAGTCCTGGATAACTACGTGCACGACAATAACAATATCGGACTCGATTTCATCGGCTTCGAGGGCGAGTGCGATTGCGGCGACAAGGACCGCGCGCGCAACGGCATCGTGAAGAACAACCGCGCGGTGAACAACTCGAGCAAGACCAATCCCTGGTATATGGGCGTGGGCTCGGCAGCCGGCTTCTACGTCGATGGCGGCCGCTACATCGTCTTCGACGGCAACATCTCGACCGGCAACGATCTCGGTTTCGAGTTCGCCAGCGAACACGCCGGCAAGGCGACCGAGGACATCGTGATGTCGAATAACGTCGTCTACAAGAACCGCGAAGTGGGGCTGACGGTCGGCGGCTACGATGCGAGCGTCGGCGCGGCACTCCGCATCCATGTGCACAATAACTCGTTCTACAAGAACCAGGGCTGGGGCACCGAGATCGTGTTCCAGCACAAGGTCATCGACTCGCGCTTCAGCAACAACGTCTTCTTTGGGACGGGCCCCGCGGCCGGCAACTATGCGAATTACGGCAGCGGCCATAGCGGCAACGTGTGGGGAACCAACCTGTGGTGGGGCACGAACGCCAGCGGCGGCAGCCTGCCGGGCGTGCGCGTGCTTGCCGATCCGCGCTTCATCGCGCCGGACAGCGGCAACCTGAACCTGCAGGCGACCTCGCCCGCCATCGGTGTCGGCGCAACGAGCGTGGCACTGACGACCTGGACCTCGCCGCTGTGGAGCCGCTACTATGCCGGCGGCGCCATTCCCGTCAACGGCGTCACCGACATCAACGGGCAGGCCCGCATCGAAGGCACGATCGACCTCGGCGCCGACGAATACGGCTCCGCGCCGGCGGCGAAAAAGTAG